The following coding sequences lie in one Capsicum annuum cultivar UCD-10X-F1 chromosome 5, UCD10Xv1.1, whole genome shotgun sequence genomic window:
- the LOC107871237 gene encoding tRNA pseudouridine synthase A 1 isoform X1: MCFSTALALPSVPITTNSTSDWRGKDEDPNKGQAVKLSLPAYKWRLVIAYDGTRFSGWQYQQSTPTVQCILEEALTRKTKINRKELCLVGASRTDAGVHAWGQVAHFVTPFNYETLDDVHKAVNGLLPSDIRVREFSPAGPEFHARFSVTSKIYSYQVYDSTIMDPFLRHYAYHSTYKLDAAVMRDAAKHFVGKHDFSAFANTSRNDRIPNPVKTIFRFDVVEKGPLLRLEVEGSGFLYRQVRNMVALLLQVGRQAVPPDIVVRILESRDRKELAKYTLLLPPHGLSLDTIKYNEEHLILPTDSPASSFGTVVHFPWKQPLAEMQCKTADNTSL; this comes from the exons ATGTGTTTCTCAACAGCTTTGGCACTTCCATCTGTTCCCATTACTACAAATTCTACCTCT GATTGGAGGGGAAAAGATGAAGATCCAAATAAGGGTCAAGCAGTGAAACTCTCATTACCAGCATATAAATGGCGATTAGTTATTGCTTATGACGGAACCAGATTTTCAG GGTGGCAGTATCAACAGTCAACGCCTACTGTACAGTGCATTCTGGAAGAAGCTCTgactagaaaaacaaaaataaaccgCAAAGAACTTTGTTTAGTTGGTGCAAGTCGGACAGATGCAGGAGTTCATGCATGGGGTCAG GTTGCACACTTCGTTACACCTTTCAACTATGAAACACTAGACGACGTTCACAAAGCTGTAAATGGTCTTCTTCCTTCTGACATCAGAGTTAGAGAATTTAGCCCGGCAGGGCCTGAGTTTCATGCTCGTTTCTCTGTCACAAGCAAGATATATAGCTACCAAGTATATGACTCCACCATCATGGACCCATTCTTGAGGCACTATGCTTACCATAGTACGTATAAACTCGACGCTGCTGTCATGAGAGATGCTGCAAAGCATTTCGTGGGTAAACATGACTTTTCTGCCTTTGCCAATACATCACGAAATGACCGGATTCCAAATCCAGTGAAGACGATATTTCGCTTTGATGTTGTTGAAAAG GGACCGCTTTTGCGGCTTGAAGTTGAAGGATCTGGTTTCCTATATAGACAAGTTCGGAACATG GTCGCTTTGTTGCTTCAAGTTGGAAGACAAGCAGTTCCACCAGATATTGTTGTTAGGATTTTGGAGTCTCGTGATCGGAAGGAACTTGCAAAGTATACCTTGTTACTTCCACCTCATGGACTCAGTCTCGATACGATCAAGTATAATGAAGAACATCTCATACTTCCAACCGATTCCCCTGCTAGTAGTTTTG GTACAGTAGTGCACTttccttggaaacagcctctagcagaaatgcaatgTAAGACTGCGGACAATACATCCTTGTGA
- the LOC107871237 gene encoding tRNA pseudouridine synthase A 1 isoform X3 translates to MCFSTALALPSVPITTNSTSDWRGKDEDPNKGQAVKLSLPAYKWRLVIAYDGTRFSGWQYQQSTPTVQCILEEALTRKTKINRKELCLVGASRTDAGVHAWGQVAHFVTPFNYETLDDVHKAVNGLLPSDIRVREFSPAGPEFHARFSVTSKIYSYQVYDSTIMDPFLRHYAYHSTYKLDAAVMRDAAKHFVGKHDFSAFANTSRNDRIPNPVKTIFRFDVVEKGPLLRLEVEGSGFLYRQVRNMVALLLQVGRQAVPPDIVVRILESRDRKELAKYTLLLPPHGLSLDTIKYNEEHLILPTDSPASSFGRHHSISKCKVQ, encoded by the exons ATGTGTTTCTCAACAGCTTTGGCACTTCCATCTGTTCCCATTACTACAAATTCTACCTCT GATTGGAGGGGAAAAGATGAAGATCCAAATAAGGGTCAAGCAGTGAAACTCTCATTACCAGCATATAAATGGCGATTAGTTATTGCTTATGACGGAACCAGATTTTCAG GGTGGCAGTATCAACAGTCAACGCCTACTGTACAGTGCATTCTGGAAGAAGCTCTgactagaaaaacaaaaataaaccgCAAAGAACTTTGTTTAGTTGGTGCAAGTCGGACAGATGCAGGAGTTCATGCATGGGGTCAG GTTGCACACTTCGTTACACCTTTCAACTATGAAACACTAGACGACGTTCACAAAGCTGTAAATGGTCTTCTTCCTTCTGACATCAGAGTTAGAGAATTTAGCCCGGCAGGGCCTGAGTTTCATGCTCGTTTCTCTGTCACAAGCAAGATATATAGCTACCAAGTATATGACTCCACCATCATGGACCCATTCTTGAGGCACTATGCTTACCATAGTACGTATAAACTCGACGCTGCTGTCATGAGAGATGCTGCAAAGCATTTCGTGGGTAAACATGACTTTTCTGCCTTTGCCAATACATCACGAAATGACCGGATTCCAAATCCAGTGAAGACGATATTTCGCTTTGATGTTGTTGAAAAG GGACCGCTTTTGCGGCTTGAAGTTGAAGGATCTGGTTTCCTATATAGACAAGTTCGGAACATG GTCGCTTTGTTGCTTCAAGTTGGAAGACAAGCAGTTCCACCAGATATTGTTGTTAGGATTTTGGAGTCTCGTGATCGGAAGGAACTTGCAAAGTATACCTTGTTACTTCCACCTCATGGACTCAGTCTCGATACGATCAAGTATAATGAAGAACATCTCATACTTCCAACCGATTCCCCTGCTAGTAGTTTTGGTAGGCACCATAGTATAAGCAAATGCAAG GTACAGTAG
- the LOC107871237 gene encoding tRNA pseudouridine synthase A 1 isoform X2, producing MCFSTALALPSVPITTNSTSDWRGKDEDPNKGQAVKLSLPAYKWRLVIAYDGTRFSGWQYQQSTPTVQCILEEALTRKTKINRKELCLVGASRTDAGVHAWGQVAHFVTPFNYETLDDVHKAVNGLLPSDIRVREFSPAGPEFHARFSVTSKIYSYQVYDSTIMDPFLRHYAYHSTYKLDAAVMRDAAKHFVGKHDFSAFANTSRNDRIPNPVKTIFRFDVVEKGPLLRLEVEGSGFLYRQVRNMVALLLQVGRQAVPPDIVVRILESRDRKELAKYTLLLPPHGLSLDTIKYNEEHLILPTDSPASSFGRHHSISKCKVLFV from the exons ATGTGTTTCTCAACAGCTTTGGCACTTCCATCTGTTCCCATTACTACAAATTCTACCTCT GATTGGAGGGGAAAAGATGAAGATCCAAATAAGGGTCAAGCAGTGAAACTCTCATTACCAGCATATAAATGGCGATTAGTTATTGCTTATGACGGAACCAGATTTTCAG GGTGGCAGTATCAACAGTCAACGCCTACTGTACAGTGCATTCTGGAAGAAGCTCTgactagaaaaacaaaaataaaccgCAAAGAACTTTGTTTAGTTGGTGCAAGTCGGACAGATGCAGGAGTTCATGCATGGGGTCAG GTTGCACACTTCGTTACACCTTTCAACTATGAAACACTAGACGACGTTCACAAAGCTGTAAATGGTCTTCTTCCTTCTGACATCAGAGTTAGAGAATTTAGCCCGGCAGGGCCTGAGTTTCATGCTCGTTTCTCTGTCACAAGCAAGATATATAGCTACCAAGTATATGACTCCACCATCATGGACCCATTCTTGAGGCACTATGCTTACCATAGTACGTATAAACTCGACGCTGCTGTCATGAGAGATGCTGCAAAGCATTTCGTGGGTAAACATGACTTTTCTGCCTTTGCCAATACATCACGAAATGACCGGATTCCAAATCCAGTGAAGACGATATTTCGCTTTGATGTTGTTGAAAAG GGACCGCTTTTGCGGCTTGAAGTTGAAGGATCTGGTTTCCTATATAGACAAGTTCGGAACATG GTCGCTTTGTTGCTTCAAGTTGGAAGACAAGCAGTTCCACCAGATATTGTTGTTAGGATTTTGGAGTCTCGTGATCGGAAGGAACTTGCAAAGTATACCTTGTTACTTCCACCTCATGGACTCAGTCTCGATACGATCAAGTATAATGAAGAACATCTCATACTTCCAACCGATTCCCCTGCTAGTAGTTTTGGTAGGCACCATAGTATAAGCAAATGCAAGGTACTATTCGTTTGA
- the LOC107871238 gene encoding chalcone synthase B has product MKLENGQKIMRVHERAEGPAKILAIGIATPFHWVDQTAYPDYYFKVTNSEHFVDLKEKFRRICSRTMIRKRHMILTEEILKKNPNLCSYNGPSLDIRQEILVSEIPKLGKEAALMAIDEWAQPKSKITHLVFCTRSGVDMPGADYQLIKLLGLSPSVQRLMMYQQGCFAGGTVLRLAKDIAENNRGARVLVVCSESSAIGFRGPSEAHPENLIAQALFGDGAAAVIIGSDPKPGLERPVFEIVTATQSFVPNGDCHLALHLREMGLTFHCTKDVPPTIAKNVESCLIKAFEPLGISDWNSMFWILHPGGNAIVEQVESTLGLEPEKLRATRNILREYGNLSSACVLFILDEIRKKSARDGLKTSGDGLDLGVLLSFGPGLTIETVVLRSQPI; this is encoded by the exons atgaaGTTGGAAAATGGCCAAAAAATTATGAGGGTTCATGAAAGAGCTGAGGGTCCTGCTAAAATTTTGGCAATTGGGATAGCAACACCTTTTCATTGGGTTGATCAAACCGCCTATCCTGATTATTATTTCAAAGTTACAAATAGTGAGCATTTCGTGGACCTCAAAGAAAAATTTAGACGTATTT GCAGCAGAACAATGATTAGGAAAAGGCACATGATTTTGACAGaggaaatattaaagaaaaatcccaatttgTGTTCTTATAATGGGCCATCACTTGATATAAGACAAGAGATTTTGGTCTCAGAAATACCGAAACTTGGAAAAGAGGCTGCCCTTATGGCTATTGATGAATGGGCTCAGCCCAAATCAAAAATTAcccatttagtcttttgtacaaGAAGTGGTGTTGACATGCCCGGTGCCGATTATCAGTTGATCAAGTTATTGGGCCTGAGCCCATCGGTTCAACGTCTCATGATGTACCAACAAGGTTGTTTTGCTGGTGGCACGGTGCTTCGATTAGCTAAGGACATAGCTGAGAATAACAGGGGTGCTAGGGTACTGGTCGTGTGTTCTGAGAGCTCAGCGATAGGGTTTCGTGGGCCGAGCGAAGCTCATCCCGAAAACCTTATCGCGCAGGCGTTGTTCGGGGACGGTGCGGCCGCTGTTATAATCGGGTCGGACCCTAAACCGGGCCTAGAGAGGCCAGTTTTTGAAATCGTAACAGCGACCCAGTCGTTCGTCCCTAATGGGGACTGCCATCTCGCGCTGCACCTGCGTGAGATGGGGCTTACGTTCCATTGTACCAAGGACGTGCCACCCACTATCGCGAAAAATGTAGAGAGCTGCTTAATAAAGGCGTTTGAACCATTAGGAATTTCAGATTGGAACTCGATGTTTTGGATTCTTCACCCGGGAGGTAATGCGATTGTGGAGCAAGTGGAAAGTACATTGGGCCTAGAGCCCGAAAAGTTACGGGCCACGAGAAATATCCTTCGAGAATATGGAAACTTGTCGAGTGCATGTGTCTTGTTCATATTGGATGAGATTCGAAAAAAATCCGCTAGAGATGGGCTAAAGACTTCAGGAGATGGGCTGGACTTGGGAGTCCTTTTATCATTTGGGCCTGGGCTTACAATTGAGACAGTTGTGCTTCGAAGTCAGCCCATTTAA